Proteins encoded in a region of the Pseudomonas sp. GOM7 genome:
- a CDS encoding MarR family winged helix-turn-helix transcriptional regulator, which translates to MKVPKKRRNRYNPISEDFHKEEFPFYWLVRVHARYSMSMERLLKKVDLDIPRWRVLNILYETQDASISEISEFAVAKLSTITKIVYRMKDDGLVDTRQSDLDGRVTQVSITEKGRQAYFAMHEVTAELFQAGFKGLTEAQIRKLNQTLATMFDNLSDS; encoded by the coding sequence ATGAAGGTGCCGAAGAAACGTCGCAATCGTTACAACCCGATCAGCGAAGATTTTCACAAGGAAGAGTTCCCGTTCTACTGGCTGGTGCGTGTTCATGCCCGCTATTCGATGAGCATGGAAAGGCTGCTGAAGAAGGTCGATCTCGACATCCCTCGTTGGCGCGTTCTCAATATCCTTTACGAAACCCAGGACGCCAGTATTTCGGAGATTTCCGAGTTCGCGGTGGCCAAGCTGTCCACCATCACCAAGATCGTCTACCGGATGAAGGACGACGGCCTGGTCGATACCCGCCAGAGCGACCTCGACGGGCGGGTTACCCAGGTCTCCATCACGGAGAAGGGCCGCCAGGCCTACTTCGCCATGCATGAGGTCACGGCGGAGCTGTTCCAAGCCGGCTTCAAGGGGCTGACCGAGGCGCAGATCCGCAAGCTCAACCAGACCCTGGCGACCATGTTCGATAACCTCTCCGATAGCTGA
- the feaR gene encoding transcriptional regulator FeaR, giving the protein MSVHSSLDFERWNHSVHAVCGRFETQPAWHDAAFVGDIQRIDLGGLEIADISTNALTIHRQRGNAARADDRYYFLVMQREGVMAIDQGEREFVLYPGDMALLDSAQAFEMKPQGLIRQLSVHLCRDMVDPLLPVATRRFGKLEKESPTGHLLQGILQQIANGELASTTQNHYGSALQNALIALLPPAFHDEQLLEPGRPLRRLAEKIIGESLPHAPTPAELAAKLNVSVRKLYRQFEIDGDSICRYIQRQRLERSARELADTGSQALPITTIAYKWGFTDSAHFSRVFKQHYGISPRAYRAQASNR; this is encoded by the coding sequence ATGAGCGTGCATTCATCCCTTGATTTCGAGCGCTGGAACCACAGCGTTCATGCCGTCTGCGGCCGTTTCGAGACGCAGCCGGCCTGGCATGACGCCGCCTTCGTCGGCGACATCCAGCGCATCGACCTGGGCGGTCTGGAAATCGCCGATATCAGCACCAACGCACTGACCATTCACCGCCAGCGCGGTAACGCTGCCCGTGCCGATGATCGCTATTACTTCCTGGTGATGCAGCGCGAGGGGGTCATGGCCATCGACCAGGGCGAGCGCGAGTTCGTGCTCTACCCCGGCGACATGGCCCTGCTCGATTCGGCACAGGCCTTCGAGATGAAACCACAGGGGCTGATTCGCCAGCTTTCGGTGCACCTGTGCCGGGACATGGTCGACCCGCTGCTACCGGTGGCGACGCGGCGTTTCGGCAAGCTGGAGAAGGAAAGCCCGACCGGGCACCTGCTACAGGGCATCCTGCAGCAGATTGCCAATGGCGAGCTCGCCTCGACCACCCAGAACCATTACGGCTCCGCCCTGCAGAACGCCTTGATCGCCCTGCTGCCGCCAGCCTTCCACGACGAGCAACTGCTCGAACCGGGCCGACCGCTGCGCCGCCTGGCGGAGAAGATCATCGGCGAATCGCTGCCGCATGCGCCGACACCGGCGGAGCTGGCGGCGAAGCTGAACGTGTCGGTGCGCAAGCTGTACCGCCAGTTCGAGATCGACGGCGACAGCATCTGCCGTTACATCCAGCGCCAGCGCCTGGAACGCAGCGCACGGGAACTGGCCGACACCGGCAGCCAGGCCCTGCCGATCACCACCATCGCCTACAAGTGGGGCTTCACCGACTCGGCGCACTTCTCCCGCGTCTTCAAGCAGCACTACGGCATTTCGCCGCGCGCCTATCGCGCGCAGGCCTCGAACCGCTAA